One Ranitomeya variabilis isolate aRanVar5 chromosome 5, aRanVar5.hap1, whole genome shotgun sequence DNA window includes the following coding sequences:
- the LOC143773672 gene encoding uncharacterized protein LOC143773672 gives MYCIYQFFFFLLILVFTVGKVRKRWRSLRDHFKREFNDEMKAPSGSAGRKRSKYKYGQALSFLRRTMLSRVTFSSHRAPASSSAPSGAIPPESATKGHVGRPHTSVPSSDPSVPSSDPSVPSTSSAPSSGALLQASLLASDAEQLAFPLPHPSDPATSTPPLGSWRQRQRGQERSYAPEFLHLNASFQGYFKILGEQVTAGFNMVQSCISETSQETSSRLDRLHSAVSPDPANIFFQSMLRSMEKLSFEQQMRVMNTCHNALLQAVNESTHTPTHTSTPIPPQAPFPHHTPHYQTQPQYPHQHHYQTQPQSPHQHHYQTQPQTPHQPHYPTQSHYPTQSQYPTQSPQQSRPPDQITSPMFSLLSFSLPPTPTPPPSGQPLGLTPPSTAPQTSRVSPPIDVVQPSCPSSSHISTQHFQDL, from the exons atgtattgcatttaccaattttttttttttcttttgattcttgtcttcacagttggaaaggttaggaagcggtggcggtcactgagggatcactttaagagggaattcaacgatgagatgaaggccccgagtggctctgcaggaaggaagaggagcaaatacaaatatggccaggccctctccttcctgaggcgaaccatgctgagcagagt caccttctccagccaccgggcgcctgcatcttcctctgcgccctctggagcgatccctcctgagtccgccactaagggccacgtcggtaggccccacacctctgtcccctcctctgacccctctgtcccctcctctgacccctctgtcccctccacttcatccgccccaagcagtggagcattattgcaggcttcattgctcgcatctgatgctgaacagttagcgttccctttaccccacccctctgatcctgccacctcgacaccaccattaggttcgtggcggcagcgacagaggggtcaggaaaggagctatgctcctgagttcttacatctgaatgcatccttccaaggctatttcaaaattttgggagagcaagtgactgctggtttcaacatggtgcagtcatgcatcagtgaaacaagccaggaaaccagcagtcgcttggataggctgcattcagctgtaagtcccgatccggccaatatttttttccaatccatgctcaggagcatggagaagctttcttttgagcaacagatgcgggtaatgaatacctgccataatgctctactgcaggccgttaatgaatctacccacacacctacccacacctccactccaattccaccccaggccccatttccacaccataccccccattaccaaacccagccccaatacccacaccagcaccattaccaaacccagccccaatccccacaccagcaccattaccaaacccagccacaaaccccacaccagccccattacccaacccagtcccactaccctacccagtcacaatacccaacccagtccccacaacaatcccggcccccagaccaaattacttccccaatgttttctttactcagcttttctcttccccctaccccaacaccacccccctctggtcagcctcttggtttaacccccccttccactgcaccccaaacaagtagggtttccccacctatcgacgtggtccaaccttcctgcccctcctcctctcatatctccacccaacactttcaagacttgtaa